The following is a genomic window from Spirosoma agri.
TTCGTCCACACGAGATGTTTTGACTCCCTGCGACTCCAGGTAACTACCGACAGCATCGGCCCGTTGGCGCGACAACTTCAGATTGAGATCATCGGAACCCGTTGCGTCGGCATGACCTTCGATCCGGATATCGGTATCTTCGTATTTGTTAAGCGTCTGGGCAAATTCTGTCAGCTGTCTTTTCGTTTCAGGCTTTAGCGTGTATGAGTTGACATCGAATAAAATATCAGAACCAAATGTGATTTTGATACCTTCACCAACCCGTTCAACCTGAGCGTTTGGCATGCTACGTTTCATCTCCTCGGCCTGTTTATCCATCTTACGGCCAATGACAGCACCCGCTGCACCACCAACCGTAGCTCCGATGATCGCACCAAGAACAGTGTTTCCTTTTGCGTATTTTTTACCAATAATACCTCCCACTAAGGCTCCACCACCAGCACCGACAGCAGCACCCTTCTGGGTCTTGTTCATGTTGTTCTTCTGAGACTTACAACTTGTGATGGTTCCGGCCGACAAAAGGCTTGCTGCTAAGAGAATGGCAAGTGTTCTCGTCCCGACTGATTTAAGCTGAACTTTCATAGTTATCGTGAATGATTGGTACTACCTGTAGATGCCCAAAAGCTATACCAGTTTAATTAAAGTTTAATAGGAGCCGGAATCTATCAAACGGTATAGCTAATGAACAGTCTTATAATCAGTTAATATACAGTGAGTTGGTAAGTACGTAAGTCCAGTGAAAAAACATTTCAGCGTTTTGAGCTGGCCGGGGATAAATAGGGTGAAGCGGGAAGCCGAATGCCTACTTTGTGGAAACGACTCCACAAATACCACACTCTTTTAGTAGAGTAATCAAATGGCCTTACCCAAGGTAGCTGTCAAGATGAGTAAGCGTTCTTATGTACAGGCTGTTAACTAGTTTTATTGCTGATAATCAGAGGTATAGGCTTTTTCGTGCGCTATGAATTTATCCAGAACAGGACAAACGAAAACACGCCGAATCGCGTTAATTTATTGGAAAGTACCTCTACAGTTTCCTTATCGCTCGTTCATGGTTACACCTAAATCGATTTTATCCCTGCTGCTGATCAGCAGTATGCTTTTCCTTGTTCCCACAAGTTGTAAACAGTCAAACGGTTCGGATCCGATAACACCCGCTCCTGCCCGTGTATTGACGAAAAGCACACTGCTTGGCACTTTCACACCCGAACAGTTACGAAGTCGCTACACCGGCTCGTCTCAGCTACTCCAGGCATTTATAAAGTTCGGCGTCAGCGTATACCGATTGGAGTACACAACGACCAATACCGATGGTAAATCCATCACGGCTTCGGGGGCGGTGGTTGTGCCAACAACGACCAATGCCACCCCGATGCTGAGTCTGCAACACGGTACAATTATTGGGGACAGTGAAGCACCATCAAATTTTAGTTCGAGTAGTGAAGTGTATACGTTCGGGACCCTGTTTGCTTCGCAGGGATACGTTATATCCGCGCCTGACTATATCGGTTATGGGGCATCGAAGGACATTCTACATACGTATGAACACCGTAAGGGCTTAGCCACTGCGTCGTTGGATATGATCCGCGCAACGCGTGATTTTCTGAGCGACAAGAGCATTAACTGGAACAAGCGGCTGTTTATCGCGGGCTACTCCGAAGGGGGGTATGCAACGCTGGCTTTGCAGAAGAAAATTGAGGAAGAAACGGGTAGCGAGTTCAATCTGGTCGCGTCGAGTTGCGGGGCAGGGGCTTACGACAAGCCCGCTTTTATGAAGCAGATCATCAACGGAACGACAAGCGGTGTGGCCAGTATCAACCGGCTTTACGTATGGGTGCTGTTAACCTACGATCGGCTTTATGGTCTTAATCGTCCGGTATCCTACTACTTCAAAGAACCGTATGCCACGCAGATCGCTACGCAGGTGGCGGCCAATAGTTTAGACATCAACATTAACGTCAGTCTGAATCAGACGTTCACGGATACGTTCAAAAAAGGAGTCATCGATGGTACCGACAATGCCTTTCTGGCTGCGGTTCAGGATAATGACATTCACGACTGGAAGCCTAAAACGCCACTCCGGCTTTATCACGGTGATGCGGACGATACGGTATTTTTCCTGAATTCGCAGAACGCTTACGACGCCATGAAGAAGCAAGGCGCTGCTAATGTACAATTGATTACCATACCCGGTGGTAATCACGCGTCGTCTATACTGCCGTACATCAGTGGTACGTACGATTTCTTTAGTTCGATTCAGTAGTAGACTAACTTCCCGATTGTAGTAAAAACGCTGCCCGAAAGACCATTCTTTCGGGCAGCGTTGCGTTTTAGCGGACCGTAACGATGGTATAAGCGGCCTGATTAGGTTGGCGCGTCCGTGAACCGATTGTAGTTTGCGTGCGATCATCGTCGTGAATGAGCAGCAGTCGGTTGGCATCCAGCGGGGTTATATCCTCGGCTTTGTGGTTCATGCGCAGGGGTTGTCCCTGTAAGTCACGGATGAGCGTGAATGGCTTGTTGGCGTAGAGGTTATCTGGACTGATTGACCACAAATACGCATCTAGTTTTCCATTGGCTTCGAGCGAGGTTACCAGCCAGAACCGGTTGCGTTTCGCATCGTACTCTAGGCTGGAAAGCGCCAATGGTTGAGGCAGACTGGGTTCCGTCAGAACGGGGTTGAAATCCGCGATTAGTTTCCAGTCATCAGCCAGGCGAATACGGGACATATCACCAGCTTTTTCGACGGTATAGGAAACGCTAACCACTTTGATCCGATGTTTAAACTCACTGTACGACTTACCCTCTTCCCGAATACCGAACAATAAGTGGCTGTCGGTAGCGGCTAGTCCTTCGACCTTGAAATAGGGGATCGAGCCGGGGAACTCATCCGTCGCCAACACCTGCGCAATCCGCTGCCGATAGGCAATAGACGTGCGACTGGTATCGTCAGGAGCCAGGACGAGCGGGTGTTCCGGGTCACCGTTTCGCCAATACAGGATGGTATTGTAGCCGTCCCAGTCGTGACTGCCGGGCTTTACCCGATCGAAAGCGGTGGTTAGCAAGACAAATTTTCCGTCCGGTGTGCGGGCAAAATCTTCATATTTTCGAGCCGCTGCAAAAGCCGGATTTGTCAGATAGGTCGGTGGTTTGGTCGAGTCGGCCCGTGTTACCAGTGGTTTTGTGAAAACCGGACTCAGCCCGGCAGGCATATCTTTGTCATTCGCGATCAACAGGTTGCTACCGTCGAACAGTACGGCTGACGCTTCGCACCAAACGGGTTGGCCATTCAGGGAAGTACCTGCCGTGAAGCAATTTAACAAGCCCTCTTCGGTGATGGAAGCCGTAGTCGGCGCGGTATTAGTGGGTAATTTTGTCGTTCTACAACTACAGGAAAACCCAATGATTACCAGCAGTATGGCCGGTATTCGGTAAGTCATAAACTGAATGGTTTGGTTAGATCGTGGACAGTTCGGCTATCAGCACTAATCGATCAATTAGTGCTGGCCGTTTAGCGAATGGCCAACATCCGGCAGCCAAAATTCGGAAAAATTAGCGAGCCAGCAAACGAAGCGACTACTGACGCAGAACGAATCCTACGCCGTGCACATTGTCGATCCGGATGCCGGGAGTATTCGCGAGTCGTTTGCGAAGTCGGGAGATGAACACATCAAGGCTGCGACCCATAAAATAATCGTCGTCACCCCAAACCGCCCGCAGCAGTTCATCCCGCCGGACAAGCACATTGGGATGGGCGAGCAGATAGGCCATTACATCGGCTTCGCGATGCGTAAGGATTTGCGTTTGCCCATTGAGCGTAAGGGTTAGATTCGGATAGTCGAGCAGGACAGAGGCCAGCGCCTTCGGTTCCGTTATCGGTGCCGTTCGGCGAAGAAACACGTTGATTTTCAGGATCAGTTCTTCGATGCTGAACGGTTTGGTCAGGTAATCGTCGGCACCAAGCCGAAGTCCCTCCAGGCGATCGTCCTTGTTGGCCAGCGCACTCAGGAACAGAATCGGAATCCGCGCGTTGATGGCCCTGATTTGGCGCGCCAACGTAAATCCGTCGCTCTGTGGTAGCATCACATCCAGCAGGCATATGTCAAATCGCTCGGTCTGAAAAGTAACCCAGGCGTCGACACCATTGATGCAGTGCGTCACCGCAAACGGCACATTTTCGAGCGTATCCCGAATCACAAAACCGAGATTAACGTCATCTTCAACGAACAGAATGCGGGCCGGTGTCAAGGTCGTAGTAGAGGGAAAAGTCGCGTATAAACCCGTAACAGCGCAAACCGGGAAGCAATCGACGTAAGCCGGGCGAGGGCAATTCGTTCGCTGATGACGAACGTACTGCCCTCGCCCGGCTTACTAGTCAGCGTAAGGGTCCAGCCATGCGCCCGAATGATCTGTCGAACATAATACAAACCCAGCCCGAAGCCTTTCACGGTATGCGTATGACCGGACTGTACGCGAAAAAATTGCCTGAAAATAGCCTGCTGGTGTTCGGGTGCAATCCCCATCCCGTTATCACCCACCGACCAGCGTAATGTACCCCGTTCGGTGTGGGTGTGCAGAACGATGCAGGGTGGTTTGTCGCAATATTTTAACGCGTTGTCGATCAGGTTATTCAGCATCGTTTCCAGATGATAGCGATCCGCCCGGATGATGGGATTAGTCGCAGTTAGATCGAGTTCGATGTGGGGCGCAAACGCAGTGGCCGCAGCGGTCATGATCTCGTGCAGATCAACGGTTGTTAACTCCAGTAGAAAGCCGTTACGCTCGGAGCGGGCCAATTGCAATACGTTACTTACCTGCTTCTGCAGTCGCTGGCTTTCTTCGCTCAACACGCGGGCATACTGTTTGAGTCGATCGGGTTGCTGCGTAATCGTGTCGGATTGCAGCACATCAGCCGCGATCCGAATGGTTGAAACGGGCGTCTGTAACTCATGCGTGATGTTGTTGATAAAGTCGCGCTGCACCTCGGTCAGCCGCCGTTGTTTAAGGACCACAATCAGTGTGTAGCCGAAGAAGACAACCACCAGCAACACCGCTACCGTTGACCACACCCATCCACTCAACTGGCCCGCGACAAAACCCGACTGGTTCGGAAAACGAATGCCGAAATAATAGGTGTACCGGGCTGATTTGGGGAAATTACGGCTCTTCTTAACCGTCGTGCTGCCGGTGCTGACATAAGCGCCGTAAACCATCCGATCGCTCTCGCAATTGTAGATGCCGTACTCAAAATCAGTGATGAGATTATGCTGTTGTAGCGATTTCTGGATAAACGATTCGAGGGTTACCGGATCGATAGGTGCGTCGGTATTAACGATAAAATAGTCTGCCGAAAGTTGCGTGACGGCGTACCGGT
Proteins encoded in this region:
- a CDS encoding alpha/beta hydrolase family protein; this encodes MVTPKSILSLLLISSMLFLVPTSCKQSNGSDPITPAPARVLTKSTLLGTFTPEQLRSRYTGSSQLLQAFIKFGVSVYRLEYTTTNTDGKSITASGAVVVPTTTNATPMLSLQHGTIIGDSEAPSNFSSSSEVYTFGTLFASQGYVISAPDYIGYGASKDILHTYEHRKGLATASLDMIRATRDFLSDKSINWNKRLFIAGYSEGGYATLALQKKIEEETGSEFNLVASSCGAGAYDKPAFMKQIINGTTSGVASINRLYVWVLLTYDRLYGLNRPVSYYFKEPYATQIATQVAANSLDININVSLNQTFTDTFKKGVIDGTDNAFLAAVQDNDIHDWKPKTPLRLYHGDADDTVFFLNSQNAYDAMKKQGAANVQLITIPGGNHASSILPYISGTYDFFSSIQ
- a CDS encoding response regulator transcription factor; its protein translation is MTPARILFVEDDVNLGFVIRDTLENVPFAVTHCINGVDAWVTFQTERFDICLLDVMLPQSDGFTLARQIRAINARIPILFLSALANKDDRLEGLRLGADDYLTKPFSIEELILKINVFLRRTAPITEPKALASVLLDYPNLTLTLNGQTQILTHREADVMAYLLAHPNVLVRRDELLRAVWGDDDYFMGRSLDVFISRLRKRLANTPGIRIDNVHGVGFVLRQ
- a CDS encoding sensor histidine kinase, coding for MSRLRLLVVLSVLSIIGILAVQAVWVRSAYALRERQFRQSAFIALQDVADEVARLNRFTLNRYAVTQLSADYFIVNTDAPIDPVTLESFIQKSLQQHNLITDFEYGIYNCESDRMVYGAYVSTGSTTVKKSRNFPKSARYTYYFGIRFPNQSGFVAGQLSGWVWSTVAVLLVVVFFGYTLIVVLKQRRLTEVQRDFINNITHELQTPVSTIRIAADVLQSDTITQQPDRLKQYARVLSEESQRLQKQVSNVLQLARSERNGFLLELTTVDLHEIMTAAATAFAPHIELDLTATNPIIRADRYHLETMLNNLIDNALKYCDKPPCIVLHTHTERGTLRWSVGDNGMGIAPEHQQAIFRQFFRVQSGHTHTVKGFGLGLYYVRQIIRAHGWTLTLTSKPGEGSTFVISERIALARLTSIASRFALLRVYTRLFPLLRP
- a CDS encoding OmpA family protein, producing the protein MKVQLKSVGTRTLAILLAASLLSAGTITSCKSQKNNMNKTQKGAAVGAGGGALVGGIIGKKYAKGNTVLGAIIGATVGGAAGAVIGRKMDKQAEEMKRSMPNAQVERVGEGIKITFGSDILFDVNSYTLKPETKRQLTEFAQTLNKYEDTDIRIEGHADATGSDDLNLKLSRQRADAVGSYLESQGVKTSRVDEIGYGEAQPIADNSTEAGRRKNRRVDIAVSANKQMQRDAKDGKLDSTN